A window of Corallococcus macrosporus DSM 14697 contains these coding sequences:
- a CDS encoding tyrosine-type recombinase/integrase has product MSAYAAVARAPRTLTEKEVALLLRATGLHKEGFRDHCLYSLALASGLREHELVALNIGDVFDERGRARRHVMLTVFKGSRRHPGPQEVVLSDTVRAKLEKLLRLKRAQGHEVGPQAPLFLSRKGLRLSTRQVRHGFAVWQERAGLERHLNFHAVRHTACTGVYRRTKDIRLTQKFARQRSVDSTVIYTHPSDDELVRVTNDLPC; this is encoded by the coding sequence ATGTCTGCCTATGCCGCTGTCGCCCGAGCCCCGCGCACCCTCACGGAGAAGGAGGTGGCGCTCCTGCTGCGCGCCACGGGGTTGCACAAGGAGGGATTCAGGGACCACTGCCTCTACAGCCTCGCGCTGGCTTCGGGCCTGCGTGAGCACGAACTGGTGGCACTCAACATCGGCGACGTCTTCGACGAGCGCGGGCGCGCACGCCGGCACGTGATGCTGACCGTCTTCAAGGGCAGCCGCCGGCACCCGGGTCCCCAGGAGGTTGTCCTCTCGGACACGGTGCGCGCGAAGCTGGAGAAGCTGCTGCGCCTCAAGCGCGCGCAGGGGCATGAGGTGGGGCCCCAGGCGCCGCTCTTCCTGAGCCGCAAGGGTCTGCGCCTGTCCACGCGGCAGGTGCGCCACGGCTTCGCGGTGTGGCAGGAGCGCGCGGGGCTGGAGCGGCACCTGAACTTCCACGCCGTGCGCCACACCGCGTGCACCGGGGTGTACCGGAGGACGAAGGACATTCGCCTCACTCAGAAGTTCGCGAGGCAGCGAAGCGTCGACTCCACCGTCATCTACACGCACCCCTCGGACGACGAGCTGGTGCGCGTGACGAACGACTTGCCCTGCTGA
- a CDS encoding terminase, giving the protein MPVPQGRLVAGFDVGRTRDRSELAVFEEVEGRFTCRMLKSFEGVPFAEQEAHLRRLLSVLPVARLSVDRSGIGMNLAENLARDFPQVVEENFSNEAKERWATDFKILLQRRDVTLPRQRELVGQIHSIKRRVLPSGKVSFDAERTNRGHADKFWAVALACQRERTPDRRFRGEIGVRVIG; this is encoded by the coding sequence GTGCCCGTGCCCCAGGGCCGCCTGGTCGCGGGCTTCGACGTGGGCCGTACGCGAGACCGCTCCGAGTTGGCCGTCTTCGAAGAGGTGGAGGGCCGCTTCACGTGCCGCATGCTGAAGAGCTTCGAAGGTGTCCCCTTCGCGGAGCAGGAGGCCCACCTGCGCCGCCTCCTCTCCGTCCTGCCCGTGGCGCGCCTCTCGGTCGACCGGAGCGGCATCGGAATGAATCTCGCGGAGAACCTCGCCCGCGACTTCCCCCAGGTGGTGGAGGAGAACTTCAGCAACGAGGCCAAGGAGCGCTGGGCCACCGACTTCAAGATTCTCCTCCAGCGCCGCGACGTCACCCTTCCGCGCCAGCGTGAGCTTGTCGGGCAGATTCACTCCATCAAGCGGCGCGTGCTCCCCTCCGGCAAGGTGTCCTTCGACGCCGAGCGCACCAACCGCGGGCACGCGGACAAGTTCTGGGCCGTGGCCCTAGCCTGCCAGAGGGAACGCACGCCAGACCGACGATTTCGTGGGGAAATCGGAGTGAGGGTGATTGGGTAA
- a CDS encoding head morphogenesis protein has product MCTAPADSLLLLHEARAVANVLLGDVLRLPVAKALDVGTAAGMDRAVALLAARLRRAVGRADVDAMREAVAVLDVDWRATTAAQRRRLVAQALEAAGRQTALIPSRIQAPLGDAAEEVVASTRSHARREQGLALAARFNAVDRRIAQHIVRTQGNFVRDEYGRRLDAFGEEARRLVAEGLEAGLGRGDIAESLERAARGALVERAPFYWEVVASHFIGQGRSFAQMSSYAEAGIRRYRIEAVLDEATTQVCRFLHGKTFSVGEALQRFERVASLERPEEVKQELPWVRERVDAATGRVLLYVNRRGQETRLAEVLRSAAGTRDDVGEFRALASDRQLAEAGVGFPPFHALCRTGTLAVT; this is encoded by the coding sequence GTGTGCACGGCCCCCGCTGACAGCCTCCTCCTCCTGCACGAGGCGCGGGCGGTGGCGAACGTCCTGCTGGGGGACGTCCTCCGGCTGCCGGTGGCCAAGGCCCTGGACGTTGGCACTGCCGCGGGCATGGACCGCGCCGTGGCCCTGCTCGCCGCGCGCCTCCGTCGCGCCGTCGGGCGCGCGGACGTGGACGCCATGCGGGAGGCGGTGGCCGTCCTCGACGTGGACTGGAGGGCGACGACGGCGGCTCAGCGCAGGCGCCTCGTCGCCCAGGCACTGGAGGCGGCCGGCCGGCAGACGGCCCTCATCCCCTCCCGCATCCAGGCCCCCCTGGGCGACGCAGCCGAGGAGGTGGTGGCGTCCACCCGCAGCCACGCCCGGCGCGAGCAGGGCCTCGCCCTCGCCGCCCGCTTCAACGCCGTGGACAGGCGCATTGCCCAACACATCGTCCGGACCCAGGGCAACTTCGTCCGGGACGAGTACGGGCGCCGACTGGACGCCTTCGGAGAGGAGGCCCGGCGGCTTGTGGCCGAGGGGCTGGAGGCCGGCCTCGGGCGAGGCGACATCGCCGAGTCCTTGGAGAGGGCCGCGCGCGGCGCCCTCGTCGAGCGGGCCCCCTTCTACTGGGAGGTGGTGGCAAGCCACTTCATCGGCCAGGGGCGCTCCTTCGCCCAGATGAGCAGCTACGCCGAGGCCGGCATTCGCCGCTACCGCATCGAGGCCGTCCTCGACGAAGCCACCACCCAGGTGTGCCGCTTCCTCCACGGGAAGACATTCTCAGTGGGCGAGGCCCTCCAGCGCTTCGAGCGAGTGGCGTCCCTTGAGCGCCCGGAAGAGGTGAAGCAGGAGCTGCCCTGGGTGAGAGAGCGCGTCGACGCGGCAACGGGGCGCGTCCTCCTCTACGTCAACCGACGGGGCCAGGAAACGCGCCTGGCCGAGGTGCTTCGCTCCGCCGCCGGCACACGCGACGACGTCGGCGAGTTCCGCGCCCTCGCTTCGGACAGACAGCTCGCGGAAGCAGGCGTGGGCTTCCCTCCTTTCCACGCCCTCTGCCGCACCGGGACACTGGCCGTCACTTGA
- a CDS encoding XkdF-like putative serine protease domain-containing protein, giving the protein MGDTLAKALARARHVLESLQGEPVEKTIWGSPAGKKRLAKRLVAMLPAHKTYVEPFAGSAAVLFEKAPSDVEAINDADTEIADAYRLIQKLTPANLAKLKKLPWVGDEKTFKSLFDAKPKGDVERLHRFLYLTHFSYGKLRGRSFSPSGAGTQAKTLARIEQFAPRLKRVKVHGGDYEKVVRKYDGRDTVLFLDPPYPGYNVDVGEGQFDEERFYGVLKSLKGRWLMTYGIRGKLPGLLKGSDFFVKRIRTPRTIAAMRGVGGSSVLTQLLVSNYQPAAKALEGGPDFTVDDWQPEESPDTASFITTTSLLKGVAPDDERYVLGIVLEPETVDAQGDVYSAAEIRQAAHRFMEEFGGLGLMHQMRVNGHVKVLESYLAPVDFNLGEVPMRKGTWLLAVRVLSDELWQRVKDGQLTGFSIGGTARRLPEATPATEPPPSDTPAADSQPEAA; this is encoded by the coding sequence ATGGGTGACACCCTCGCCAAAGCCCTCGCTCGGGCCCGACACGTCCTGGAGTCTCTCCAGGGTGAGCCGGTGGAGAAAACCATCTGGGGCAGCCCCGCGGGCAAGAAGCGCCTGGCGAAGCGCCTGGTGGCGATGCTGCCCGCGCACAAGACGTATGTGGAGCCCTTCGCCGGCAGCGCCGCCGTCCTCTTCGAGAAGGCCCCCTCGGACGTCGAGGCCATCAACGACGCGGACACCGAAATCGCCGACGCGTACCGGCTCATCCAGAAGCTGACGCCCGCGAATCTGGCCAAGCTGAAGAAGCTGCCGTGGGTGGGCGACGAGAAGACCTTCAAGAGCCTCTTCGACGCCAAGCCGAAGGGGGACGTGGAGCGCCTGCACCGCTTCCTCTACCTGACGCACTTCTCCTACGGGAAGCTGCGCGGGCGCAGCTTCAGCCCCAGCGGCGCGGGCACGCAGGCAAAGACGCTCGCGCGGATTGAGCAGTTCGCCCCACGCCTCAAGCGCGTGAAGGTGCACGGCGGCGACTACGAGAAGGTGGTCCGCAAGTACGACGGGAGGGACACCGTCCTCTTCTTGGACCCACCCTACCCTGGCTACAACGTCGACGTCGGCGAGGGCCAGTTCGACGAGGAGCGCTTCTACGGCGTCCTCAAGTCGCTGAAGGGCCGCTGGCTCATGACGTATGGCATCCGGGGCAAGCTACCCGGACTGCTGAAGGGCTCCGACTTCTTCGTGAAGCGCATCCGGACGCCTCGCACCATCGCCGCCATGCGCGGCGTGGGCGGCTCCTCCGTGCTGACGCAGCTCCTCGTCTCCAACTACCAGCCCGCCGCGAAGGCGCTGGAAGGCGGCCCGGACTTCACGGTGGACGACTGGCAGCCGGAGGAGTCGCCCGACACCGCCTCCTTCATCACGACGACGTCCCTCCTCAAGGGCGTCGCGCCCGACGACGAGCGCTACGTCCTGGGCATCGTCCTGGAGCCGGAGACGGTGGACGCGCAGGGCGACGTCTACTCCGCCGCGGAGATTCGCCAGGCCGCGCACCGCTTCATGGAGGAGTTTGGCGGCCTGGGCCTCATGCACCAGATGCGCGTCAACGGGCACGTCAAGGTGCTGGAGAGCTACCTGGCGCCCGTCGACTTCAACCTGGGCGAGGTGCCAATGCGCAAGGGCACCTGGCTGCTCGCCGTGCGCGTCCTCTCGGACGAGCTCTGGCAACGCGTGAAGGACGGGCAGCTAACGGGCTTCAGCATTGGCGGCACCGCGCGCCGGCTCCCCGAGGCCACCCCTGCCACCGAGCCGCCCCCTTCCGACACACCTGCCGCTGACTCCCAGCCGGAGGCCGCATGA
- a CDS encoding phage major capsid protein, whose translation MSRLDNRTLLEKADLALADLTAGGGILQPAQAQKFMRLLIKQSVLLQQCTVVPMAAPKQQFSKLKFGSRILRPGQEATAVPAAQRVKPDLSQVELDAKLFKGEVRLSDEVLEDSIERGELRQTLMEMMADAISRDMEEILVNGDTASSDAFLATMDGVLKQATSNVVDAAGAPISKDVLGDLLKSLPSEHLRDKSSMGFLLPA comes from the coding sequence ATGAGTCGTCTCGACAATCGCACCCTCCTGGAGAAGGCCGACCTGGCCCTCGCCGACCTCACGGCGGGCGGCGGCATCCTCCAGCCCGCCCAGGCGCAGAAGTTCATGCGCCTGCTCATCAAGCAGTCGGTGCTCCTGCAGCAATGCACCGTCGTGCCCATGGCTGCCCCCAAGCAGCAGTTCAGCAAACTGAAATTCGGCAGCCGCATCCTCCGCCCCGGCCAGGAAGCCACCGCCGTCCCCGCCGCCCAGCGCGTGAAGCCCGACCTCTCCCAGGTGGAGCTGGACGCCAAGCTCTTCAAGGGCGAGGTGCGCCTCTCCGACGAGGTGCTGGAGGACTCCATCGAGCGCGGCGAGCTGCGCCAGACGCTCATGGAGATGATGGCGGACGCCATCAGCCGCGACATGGAGGAAATCCTCGTCAACGGGGACACGGCCTCCTCGGACGCCTTCCTCGCCACGATGGATGGCGTGCTGAAGCAGGCCACCAGCAACGTCGTGGACGCGGCCGGCGCCCCCATCTCCAAGGACGTCCTCGGCGACTTGCTCAAGTCGCTGCCCTCGGAGCATCTGCGCGACAAGAGCAGCATGGGGTTCCTCTTACCAGCGTAG
- a CDS encoding phage portal protein — MTVPAEVHQAEERLQAILKAVVVGARVDEPASRPGGEESVAFSEAGALQPPYEPEALCLLVEHSNSLRQNVDAYATNIDGFGFRFEPAIDFDGEGAQEKVADAMALERLAARDAGTLPSGTPLRPTDEEVAAHAEEVRQQARVEKARLESFFDFCCFEGSFVELRRRTRHDLEVTGNAYWEVLRDGKGDIARFVYVPSYTVRLLPLDKEAVEVRERVRISAVSFDTVTTRRRLRRYIQVQGSERVYFKSFGDSRVISRLTGRAFPDVASLKVADASDGPATELIHFAIHSPRSPYGIPRWVGTLLSVLGSRQMEEVNYLYFSNKSVPPLALLVSGGRLSDASVPRIERFIEENLKGKANFHKILILEADGVGTGDGGRAKIELRPLTDAQQQDALFQQYDQRNIDKVGSAFRLPPLLRGDGRDFNRSVAEAQLRFAEDQVFQPERDEFDFLLNRKVLADMGVRFWKFRSQTTATRDPERMTQMVERLVRVGVLTPEEGRHLAGDIFHREFRKIADDWVKRPITLTLAGIQSGSSDLTPQKDKGALLGEAKRLLGLREELRAEEERLAQGRLALARRYVDTEHVPVPHEEFDTWFSARES, encoded by the coding sequence GTGACGGTGCCAGCCGAAGTCCACCAGGCTGAGGAGCGCCTCCAGGCCATCCTCAAGGCGGTGGTGGTGGGCGCCCGCGTCGACGAGCCCGCCAGCCGCCCCGGTGGCGAGGAGTCCGTGGCCTTCAGTGAGGCAGGCGCCCTCCAGCCCCCGTATGAGCCGGAGGCCCTCTGCCTCCTCGTCGAGCACTCCAACTCGTTGCGCCAGAACGTCGATGCGTACGCGACGAACATCGACGGCTTCGGGTTCCGCTTCGAGCCCGCCATCGACTTCGACGGCGAAGGGGCACAAGAGAAGGTGGCCGACGCCATGGCCCTGGAGCGCCTGGCCGCGCGTGACGCCGGCACGCTGCCTTCCGGGACGCCCCTACGTCCCACGGACGAGGAAGTCGCTGCGCACGCGGAGGAAGTGCGCCAGCAGGCCCGGGTGGAGAAGGCCCGCCTGGAGTCTTTCTTCGATTTTTGCTGCTTCGAGGGGAGCTTCGTCGAGCTGCGTCGCCGCACCCGCCATGACTTGGAAGTGACGGGCAACGCGTACTGGGAGGTGCTGCGCGACGGCAAGGGCGACATCGCCCGCTTCGTCTACGTCCCCTCTTACACCGTGCGCCTCCTGCCCCTGGACAAGGAGGCCGTCGAGGTGCGCGAGCGCGTGCGCATTTCCGCCGTCAGCTTCGACACCGTCACCACCCGCCGGCGCCTGCGCCGCTACATCCAGGTGCAGGGCAGCGAGCGCGTCTACTTCAAGTCCTTCGGCGACTCGCGCGTCATCTCCCGCCTCACCGGCCGCGCCTTCCCGGATGTCGCCTCTCTTAAGGTCGCGGACGCTTCGGACGGCCCCGCCACGGAGCTCATCCACTTCGCCATCCACTCCCCGCGCTCGCCCTACGGCATTCCGCGCTGGGTGGGCACCCTGCTGTCCGTCCTCGGCTCCCGGCAGATGGAGGAGGTCAACTACCTCTACTTCTCAAACAAGTCCGTCCCGCCCCTGGCGTTGCTCGTCTCAGGAGGGCGGCTCTCCGACGCCTCGGTGCCGCGCATCGAGCGCTTCATCGAGGAGAACCTGAAGGGCAAGGCCAACTTCCACAAGATTCTCATTCTCGAGGCGGACGGCGTCGGCACCGGCGACGGAGGCCGCGCGAAGATTGAGCTGCGCCCCCTGACGGACGCACAGCAGCAAGACGCCCTCTTTCAGCAGTACGACCAGCGCAACATCGACAAGGTGGGCAGCGCCTTCCGCTTGCCGCCGCTGCTGCGAGGAGACGGCCGGGACTTCAATCGCTCCGTCGCGGAGGCGCAGCTCCGCTTCGCCGAGGACCAGGTGTTTCAGCCCGAGCGCGACGAGTTCGACTTCTTGCTGAATCGGAAGGTGCTCGCCGACATGGGCGTGCGCTTCTGGAAATTCAGGTCGCAGACGACGGCCACCAGAGACCCGGAGCGCATGACCCAGATGGTGGAGCGTCTGGTGCGCGTTGGCGTGCTGACGCCGGAAGAGGGTCGCCACCTGGCCGGCGACATCTTCCACCGCGAGTTCCGCAAGATTGCGGACGATTGGGTGAAGCGCCCCATCACCCTCACGCTCGCGGGCATCCAGTCGGGCTCCAGCGACTTGACGCCCCAGAAGGACAAGGGCGCGCTACTGGGCGAGGCGAAACGCCTCTTGGGGCTGCGCGAAGAGCTTCGGGCCGAGGAGGAGCGTCTGGCCCAAGGACGCCTGGCTCTGGCCCGCCGGTACGTGGACACCGAGCACGTCCCTGTCCCCCACGAGGAGTTCGACACCTGGTTCTCGGCGAGGGAGTCATGA